The window TCTGGACTTCATCAAGGAATACAAGGCCGAGTACGGCCATGATCCCGAGAACGCCTTCGCCGCCCTGGGCTTCGACGCCGTGGGCCTCATCGCCGACGCCATCACCCGCGCCGGTTCCGCCGAGCCCGCCGCCATCAAGAAGGCCCTTCGGACCACCAAGGACTTCAAGGCCGTCACCGGCACGATCACCTACTCCCGCGCCTCCGGCGTGCCGGTGAAGGGCGTGTCCGTCATCAGCGTCAAGGGCGGCAAGTACAAGGTCGAGGAAGTTTGGTATCCTGAAGCCAAGTAGCGCATCGTCAGGCATTCGACGCGCACGGGCGCGGGCGCTTCGCATGCGGAGCGCCCGCGCCCTTCCCGCGAAGAGCCGTCAAAAAACGGAGAGATGGAAATGAAGAACGTCCGTCTGGAAGAGCATAACGAGTACAGCTTCAAGGAAGCGAAATTCGACAAGTTGTTTCTGGCCATCGGCTCCTGCGAATCCCACGGCGAGCATCTGCCCTACGGCTGCGACAGTTTCGTCAGCCATCAGATCGCCCTGGATCTGGCCCAGCGCGTGAAGAACGCCGTGGTGGCCCCGCCTCTGTGGTTCGGCATGAGTCAGCACTACCGCCACCAGCCCATGTGCCTGTCCCTGTCCGACGACACGGTCATCCGCGCCGTGGGCGACCTGCTGGAATCCGCCGCCTTCTGGGGCATCCGCAAGGTGCTCATCGTCAACGGCCATGACGGCAACATCGCGCCCATCGAGATCGCGGCCCGGGACTTCAAGGTCCGCCATCCCGACTTCAGTCTGGCCGTGCTGGACGCCTGGTGGGTCACGGCCGGGAACCTTCTGCCCAAGGACACCTTCGAGGTCTGGGACGGCCTGGGCCACGGCGGCGAGGGCGAGACCTCCATCGGCCTGTCCATCTTCCCCCAGCTCTGCGACATGAGCCGGGCCAAGGGCGACCTGCCGGAGATGGATGCGAACGTGAAACTCATCTGGAACTTCCAGGAACTGACCCGTTTCGGCGCCAGCGGCGACCCGACCAAGGCCACGGCCGAGAAGGGCGACAAGATGCGCAAGGTGCTGGTGGACTACCTGGTCGGATTCATCGAGAGAATGGATGAGCAGAACTGGCGCTACAACATCAAAAAGTAGTCGCGACGTCGTCGTCTTCCTGACCGGCGGCACCATCGGCATGCGCCGCAGGGCGGATGGTCCGGGCGTCGCCCCGGGCGGCGGGCTCGGCGAACTGTTCGAGAGCCTGCTGCCCGTGGAGGGCGTCCGCGTCCGCACCGTGGAGTGGTCCGACCGGCCCAGTCCGCACATGACCCCCGAGGACATGCTGCGCCTGGCCCGGGACATCGACTCCGCCCTGTCCGAGCGCGGCGTGTGCGGAGCGGTGGTCCTGCACGGCACGGACCTGCTGGCCGAGACCTCGTTCCTGCTCGACATCGCCCTGACCTCCACCAAGCCGGTGGTGACCACCGGCTCCATGCGCCACATGGAGGAGGCGGGATACGACGGGCAGCGCAACCTGCTCAACAGCATCCTGGCCTGCCTGGCCATGCCGCGTTCGTCCGAGGTGCTCGTGCAGATCGCGGACCAGCTTTTCACGGCCCGCGACGCCATCAAGTTGGACTCGGTCTCCGTGGACCCGCTCATCGGCCAGCGCCGCGGCAGCGTGGGCCGCATCGCCGGTTCGGCCGTGGAGCTGACCCAGGACGTGCGCGTCAAGCGTCCGCGCCTGCCCTTTCCGGTCACGGGTCTGGCCCGGCGCGTCCCCCTGGTGACCTGCTACCCCGGCATGGGCGGCGAGGTTCTGGAGACCTTCGCGCGTTGCGCCGGGGAGGGCGGGTTGAATGGGCTCGTGCTGGAGGGCTTCGGGGCCGGGAACGTGCCGCCGGGGTTGGTCCCGGCCATCCGCGAATTGCGGGCCAAGGATATCCCCGTGGTCCTGGCCACGCGTTGCGTACTCGGCGGAGTCTGGCCCATCTACGGCTATGAGGGCGGCGCGGCCCAACTGGTGACGCTGGGCGTCATCCCCGCCGGTCCGTTGAGCGGGATCAAGGCCCAGCTCCTGCTCAAGGCGGCGCTGGGCAGCGGTTGCCCCCCCGGGGATCTGGAAAAGGTGTTCCGGTGAGCCGTCCCGCCCCTGAAAGCGTCACCGCGCCCATGCCCCTGCCGTTCGGCGAGGTGCGCGGAACCGAGAAGGGGCGGGTCTACGCCTGCCTGCGCGACTGGATTCTCTTTTCCGAGCTGGCTCCGGGCTTGCGGCTCAACGAGCGCGAACTGGCCGAACGTTTCGGCATCTCCCGCACACCGCTGCGGGAGGTGTTGCAACTGCTGAGCTACCAGGGGCTGGTGGTCATCCGGCCGCGCCATGGGATCATCGTGGCCCCGGTCGACGAGGGGATCATCCGCCGGACCTTCGAAGTCCGCTTGCCCCTGGAACGCGAAGTGGCTCGGCTGGCGGCCCTGCGCGCCACCCCGGACGATGCCGCGCGGCTGGAGGAACTGGCCCGGCTCTGGGCCGAAGCCTATGCATCCGGGGACGTGGAGGCGGTCATCCGCGCCGATGACCGGTTCCACAACGCCCTGGCCGAACTCGCGGGCAATCCCGTGCTCCTGCGCGCCCGCGAGTCCCTGCACAACATTTGCCTGCGCTACTGGTTTCTCATCCGCCATGAATACGTGTTGGAACCCTCCAGCGCCGAGGCCCACGTCCGTCTGGCCGAGGCCGTAACCAGGGGCGACGCCGAGCTGGCCGCCGTTCTCCAGGAAGAACACGTGCGCGGTTTCGCCCGGCTGCTGGAGCGGGAGTAGGGCAACCTCCGTCCCCTCCGTCCGCTCCCGCCTTCCTTGTTTTCCTCATCCGCCGTCGCGCGCGGCCTTCCAAACGGCATGCCCTGGGTTATCGCATAACCTGTGGAATATATGCCCCGCCATTGAGGCGTGCCGCCCTTTTCCCGCAACGGGCCGTTTTTTCCCATAAGGGATCGCATCCGTCTTCGGTGGGATGATCCTGCATGGCGTCTCATAAAAAATTTTTGTAAACAACGTGTTGTCGTGTTGTTTCGTTATGGTGCGGTTCTTGATTCCAGCCGTCTGGAAAAAAGGGGCATTCTCCGTGCGGATCAGACGTGCGGGTTTCCAACCGGCTGAGTTTGTTGGGCCAACCATTCACCGAAGGAGCAACCTGTAATGAGAAGAGCAGTCGTGTCCTGGCTTTTCGCCGTGGTCTTTCTCTGCAACGCGTTCGTCGCCCAGGCGGCGGACAAGCATCCGGGCGTGACCATCTACGCCACCGGCGGCACCATCGCGGGGAGCGCCGAGAGCAGCACGGACACCACCACCTACCAGTCCGGCGTGCTCGGCGTCGATGTGCTCATTAAGGCCGTTCCGCAGTTGAAGGACATTGCGGACGTCTCGGGCGTGCAGGTCGCCAAGCTGAACAGCCCGGACGTGAGCCAGGCCGTCCTGCTGAAGTTGTCCAAGGAGATCGGCAAGAAGCTGGCCGAGAAGGGCACCCACGGTGTGGTCGTGACGCATGGCACCGACACCTTGGAGGAGACCGCGTTCTTCCTCGACCTGACCATCAAGAGCAAGAAGCCCGTGGTCATCGTCGGGGCCATGCGCCCGGCCACGGCCATCAGCGCCGACGGCCCGATGAACCTGTTGCAGGCCGTGAGCGCGGCGGTGGACAGGAACGCCGAGGATCGCGGCGTGCTCGTGGTGATGAACGACAGGATAGGCTCGGCCTTCTACATCACGAAGACCAACGCCACCACGCCCGATACCTTCAAGGCCGCCGAACAGGGATTCCTGGGCACCTTCGTGGGCGACAAGGCGAAGTTCTACTACGAGCCCGCCAAGCCGGTGAACAAGCCGCACTTCGACGTCTCCAAGCTCGACAGCCTGCCCAAGGTCGTCATCCTGTACAGTTACCAGGACGAGGACGTGGCCCTGCTTGACGCGGCCGTGGCCAACGGCGCCAAGGGCATCGTCTTCGCGGGCACGGGCAACGGCTCCCTGTCCAAGGGCATGGAGGACAAGGTCGTCGAACTGATGGGACGCGGCATTCCCGTGATCCGCTCCACCCGGACCGGCTCGGGCTGGGTTTCGGACATCGACACGGGCATCCCCTCCGGCTGCTTCAATGCCCAGAAGTCCCGCATCCTGTTGACCCTGGCCCTGGCCGAGGGCGCGAACATGGACAAGATCAAGCGGTATTTCGGCATGTAACAAGCCTCACGGCAGACGCCCACCTCACACCGGAAGTCGGTGACTCCCCATGTTTCCGGTGTTCTCGGTCGGCTGTCGATCCATCATCGGATCGGCGGCCGACAATTTGTGGAAGGGAGGACAAAAGAAAAACCGGCGGTCTTGCGACTGCCGGCTTTCTTTTTCCCTGTGGTGCGCCCGAGAAGATTCGAACTTCTGACCTACGGATTCGTAGTCCGGCGCTCTATCCAGCTGAGCTACGGGCGCGTTGGGAAGAGACTTGTTATTCCCATTCGCTTTCGTCGTCAAGTCTTTTCGCACCGTTTTTCGCCCTTGCCAAAAGCCCCGGCCGTGCGCATGGTTCCGGCCATGAGCAGTCTCAGCGAAAAGGCGGCGGCCAGCCGCGCCGCCCTGGAAGGACTCCTGGCCCGCGCCGAGCCCGGCCGCGTGGCCGTGGCCTGGACCGGGGGCAAGGACTCCACCGTGGCCCTGGCCCTGTGGCGGGAGGTCCTGGAGTCCCGGGGCCTGGGGCCGTTGCGGGCCCTGAACCTGGACACCGGGCTCAAGTTCCCGGAGATCATCGCCTTCCGCGACCGTCTGGCCAGGGAGTGGGGCCTGGAGCTGACCATCGTCCGGCCGGAGGTGGACCTCTCGTCCTATCCCGTGGCCCGGGACAAGGTGGCCTGCTGCCGTGACCTGAAGATCGCGCCCCTGAGCCGGGCCCTGCGCGAGGCGGACATCGCCGTGCTCATCACCGGTCTGCGCGGGGACGAGCACGCGGCCCGGGCCGGGCTGCCCTTCCTGGAGGAGCGGCCCGATCCGCCGCACCTGCGGGCCAACCCCCTGGCGGACTGGACCGAGATGGATATCTGGGCCCACATTCTGGAGCGCGGTCTGCCCTACTGCGACCTCTACCTCCAGGGCTACCGCTCCCTGGGCTGCATGCCCTGCACTCATCTGCCCACGGACCCGGCGGACGAACGCTCCGGCCGCGACCAGGACAAGGAGCGGCACATGGCCGAGTTGCGCAGCCTGGGATATTTCTAGCGGCCCACACCTGCCGCCCTTTTCCCATCTTTCTCGAGCGAGGCGAAGTCCACCCTCTGGGCGTCGGAGGCCTTCTCCCGCCTTGGCTTGCCCGGGGAAATGCGCTATCGCCACGGGATGCAGCAAACGGAATCGCCGATCATCCGCCACCGCACCCGCGAGGTGCGCGTGGGCTCCGTGGGCGTGGGCGGGGACAACCCGGTGCGCGTGCAGAGCATGTGCAACACCGACACCCGCGACGTGCCTTGCACCACGGCCCAGGTGCGGGCGCTGGCCGAGGCGGGCTGCGAACTCGTGCGCCTGGCCGTGCCCGACGAGGCGGCCGCCAAGGCGCTCACCGCCATCCGCGCGCAGTCGCCCGTGCCGCTCATCGCGGACATCCACTTCGACCATCGGCTGGCCCTGGCCGCCCTGGCCGCGGGCATGGACGGCCTGCGCATCAATCCCGGCAACATCGGCGGCGAGGCCAAGGTGGACGCCGTGGTGGCCGCGGCCAAGGATCGCGGCGCGCCCATCCGCATCGGGGTCAACTCCGGCTCGGTGGAAAAGGAGCTGCTGGCGCGTTTCGGCGGCCCCACGCCCGAGGCCATGGCCGAGAGCGCGCTCAAACATGTTGCCATGCTGGAGCGCCGCAACTTCGACCAGATCAAGATTTCGCTCAAGTCCTCGTCGGTCCTGGGCACCGTGGCGGCCTACCGGCTTCTGGCCCGGAAGGTCGACTACCCCCTGCACATCGGGATCACCGAGGCCGGGACGCTCGTGCGCGGGGCCGTGAAGTCCTCGGTGGGCCTGGGCATCCTCCTCTGGGAGGGCCTGGGCGACACGCTGCGGGTGTCCCTGACCCACGACCCAGTGGCCGAGCCGGGCGTTGCCTGGGAGATCCTGCGTTCCCTGGGCCTGCGCGCCCGGGGCCCGGAAATCGTCTCCTGCCCCACCTGCGGCCGCACGGAGATCGACCTCATCGGCCTGGCCCAGGAGGTGGAGGACCGCCTGCGCGGGGTCACGGAGGTCTTCACCGTGGCGGTCATGGGCTGCCCGGTGAACGGTCCGGGCGAGGCCCGCGAGGCGGACATCGGCATCGCCGGGGGCAAGGACCTGGGCATCATCTTCCGCAAGGGCGAGGTGCTGCGCAAGGTGCGCGGCAACGATCGCCTCTTGCCCGAATTCATGCTGGAAATCGAAAAGTTCCTGAAGGAAAGGAGAGAGGAATCCCCATGCGACTGAGCCGCTACTATGTCCCGACCCTCAAGGAGGACCCGGCCGAGGCCGAGGTGGTCAGCCACAAGCTCCTCATGCGCGCGGGCATGATCCGCAAGCTGACCTCGGGCATCTACACCTATCTGCCCCTGGGCCTGCGCGCCCTGAACAAGGTGGCCGGCATCCTGCGCGAGGAGATGAACCGCGCCGGGGCCGTGGAGATCCTCATGCCCTCGGTGCAGCCCGGCGACCTCTGGAAGGAGACCGGGCGCTGGGACTTCTACGGCAAGGAGCTGCTGCGCATCAAGGACCGCCACGACCGGGACTACTGCCTGGGCCCGACCCACGAAGAGGTGGTCACGGACCTCGTGCGCGGCGAGATCAAGTCCTACAAGCAACTGCCCATCAATCTCTACCAGATCCAGACCAAGTTCCGGGACGAGATACGGCCCCGCTTCGGCCTCATGCGCGGCCGGGAGTTCGTCATGAAGGACGCCTACTCCTTCGACAAGGACGAGGCCGGGGCCGAGGCCAGCTACCGGGCCATGTTCGAGGCCTACACCAAGGCCTTCCAGCGCCTGGGCCTGAAGTTCCGCGCCGTGCAGGCCGACTCCGGGGCCATCGGCGGCGACTTCTCCCACGAGTTCATGGTCCTGGCCGCCACGGGCGAGGACACCATCGCGGTCTGCCGCGACGCCAAGTGCGGCTTCGCCGCCAACCTGGAAAAGGCCAAGGTGAACAAGCCCGCCGGGGACTGCGCCTGTGCGGCCGCCTGCCCGGCCCTGGAGACCGTCTCCACTCCCGGCACGCACACCGTGGAGGAGGTCTGCGCCTTCCTCAGGATCGAGCCCAAGGCGCTCATCAAGACCCTGCTCTTCGACGCCGACGGCAAGGCCGTGGCCGCCCTGGTGCGCGGCGACCGCCAGCTCAACGAGGTCAAGTTCAAGAACCTCCTGAAGTGCAATGACCTCAAGCTGGCCGACGAGGCCCAGGTGCGGGCCTGGACCGGCGCGCCCGTTGGTTTCGCCGGACCAGTGGGGCTCAAGGTCGAGGGCGTCTACGCCGACCACGAGCTGTGTTGCGCCACGGACTGGGTGGCCGGGGCCAACGCCGCCGACGCCCACGTGAAGCACCTGAGCCTGGGCCGCGACGCGAAAGTGGCCGCCTTCGCGGACCTGCGCGTCATCGAGCCCACGGACCCCTGCCCCGAGTGCGGGGGGCCCATCGACTTCACCAAGGGCATCGAGGTCGGCCACGTCTTCAAGCTCGGACTCAAGTACTCCAAGGCCATGCAGACCACCTTCCTGGACGAGAACGGCAAGGAGCAGCTCATGATCATGGGCTGCTACGGCATCGGCGTCTCGCGCATCGTGGCCTCGGCCATCGAGCAGAACAACGACGACAAGGGCCCCATTTTCCCGCCCTCCATCGCGCCTTTCGAGGTTTCGCTCCTTTCCCTGGGGGCCAAGGAGCCCGAGGTGCTGGACAAGGCCGCCGAGCTCTACGAGGAGCTGCGCGGCATGGGCGTGGACGTGCTCTACGACGACCGCGACGAGCGGCCGGGCGTGAAGTTCAACGACGCGGACCTCATGGGGTTCCCCATGCAGCTCGTGCTCGGCGGCAAGGGCCTCAAGGCCGGGATCATCGAGGCCAAGGACCGCAAGACCGGGGAGCGCAAGGAACTGCCCCTGGCCGGATTCGGCGAGGCCTTCGCGGCCTGGCGCAAGGAGATCTGGCGGAGTTGGGGGCTGGAATAGGACGGAAGGAATCCGGACAGCAGCCATCGGCCGCGGGGGGCGATTTTTCCCCTCCTATCGGCAGGGCTTGTTTCGCGACCTTTTGTGGTAACGAAGGCGAGGAAGGCGTCGTCTTCGGTCTATTGACGCCTCAAGCGGATGTGGTCCGATTCCTTGTGATGTCTTGTTTGTCGCCTGTTCGTGGAGGGGGGAGGTGCAGGCCCGTCGCAACGTTTTCTCAAGGGATCGCAACGGCCTTTCAACGGGTCGATTTTGGCGGCATTGCCTCTCCCTTTTGCATGGAGTGATTTGTGAGACGTTTGATTCTGCACATTGGATTGCCAAAGACCGGCACGACGGCTCTACAGCGTTTTTTTACCGAGAATCGGAAGCTGTTTGGAGAGCAAGGGATACTTGTCCCCAAGACCCCGCAAAATGTCCACCGGGCATACGGTGTCGTATTCGAAGCTTCGCAGCCTTTTCCCCATGAACGGGTATGGAAGCAAGTCCGCGATCTGTTCGCGGAGAAAATTGATGCCGTTCTGGTGAGCCACGAGGATTTGTCCACGCATATGGCGAAGAATCCTGAAGGTGTTCTTCAAGAGCTTGTTGAATATTTTGCTGAAATTGATGTAAAAATACAAATTGTTGTTTATCTGCGTAGGCAGGATCTGCATTATGAGTCTCTCTA is drawn from Desulfovibrio aminophilus DSM 12254 and contains these coding sequences:
- a CDS encoding creatininase family protein, which translates into the protein MKNVRLEEHNEYSFKEAKFDKLFLAIGSCESHGEHLPYGCDSFVSHQIALDLAQRVKNAVVAPPLWFGMSQHYRHQPMCLSLSDDTVIRAVGDLLESAAFWGIRKVLIVNGHDGNIAPIEIAARDFKVRHPDFSLAVLDAWWVTAGNLLPKDTFEVWDGLGHGGEGETSIGLSIFPQLCDMSRAKGDLPEMDANVKLIWNFQELTRFGASGDPTKATAEKGDKMRKVLVDYLVGFIERMDEQNWRYNIKK
- a CDS encoding phosphoadenosine phosphosulfate reductase family protein, coding for MSSLSEKAAASRAALEGLLARAEPGRVAVAWTGGKDSTVALALWREVLESRGLGPLRALNLDTGLKFPEIIAFRDRLAREWGLELTIVRPEVDLSSYPVARDKVACCRDLKIAPLSRALREADIAVLITGLRGDEHAARAGLPFLEERPDPPHLRANPLADWTEMDIWAHILERGLPYCDLYLQGYRSLGCMPCTHLPTDPADERSGRDQDKERHMAELRSLGYF
- a CDS encoding type II asparaginase; this translates as MRRAVVSWLFAVVFLCNAFVAQAADKHPGVTIYATGGTIAGSAESSTDTTTYQSGVLGVDVLIKAVPQLKDIADVSGVQVAKLNSPDVSQAVLLKLSKEIGKKLAEKGTHGVVVTHGTDTLEETAFFLDLTIKSKKPVVIVGAMRPATAISADGPMNLLQAVSAAVDRNAEDRGVLVVMNDRIGSAFYITKTNATTPDTFKAAEQGFLGTFVGDKAKFYYEPAKPVNKPHFDVSKLDSLPKVVILYSYQDEDVALLDAAVANGAKGIVFAGTGNGSLSKGMEDKVVELMGRGIPVIRSTRTGSGWVSDIDTGIPSGCFNAQKSRILLTLALAEGANMDKIKRYFGM
- the ispG gene encoding flavodoxin-dependent (E)-4-hydroxy-3-methylbut-2-enyl-diphosphate synthase yields the protein MQQTESPIIRHRTREVRVGSVGVGGDNPVRVQSMCNTDTRDVPCTTAQVRALAEAGCELVRLAVPDEAAAKALTAIRAQSPVPLIADIHFDHRLALAALAAGMDGLRINPGNIGGEAKVDAVVAAAKDRGAPIRIGVNSGSVEKELLARFGGPTPEAMAESALKHVAMLERRNFDQIKISLKSSSVLGTVAAYRLLARKVDYPLHIGITEAGTLVRGAVKSSVGLGILLWEGLGDTLRVSLTHDPVAEPGVAWEILRSLGLRARGPEIVSCPTCGRTEIDLIGLAQEVEDRLRGVTEVFTVAVMGCPVNGPGEAREADIGIAGGKDLGIIFRKGEVLRKVRGNDRLLPEFMLEIEKFLKERREESPCD
- a CDS encoding proline--tRNA ligase; the encoded protein is MRLSRYYVPTLKEDPAEAEVVSHKLLMRAGMIRKLTSGIYTYLPLGLRALNKVAGILREEMNRAGAVEILMPSVQPGDLWKETGRWDFYGKELLRIKDRHDRDYCLGPTHEEVVTDLVRGEIKSYKQLPINLYQIQTKFRDEIRPRFGLMRGREFVMKDAYSFDKDEAGAEASYRAMFEAYTKAFQRLGLKFRAVQADSGAIGGDFSHEFMVLAATGEDTIAVCRDAKCGFAANLEKAKVNKPAGDCACAAACPALETVSTPGTHTVEEVCAFLRIEPKALIKTLLFDADGKAVAALVRGDRQLNEVKFKNLLKCNDLKLADEAQVRAWTGAPVGFAGPVGLKVEGVYADHELCCATDWVAGANAADAHVKHLSLGRDAKVAAFADLRVIEPTDPCPECGGPIDFTKGIEVGHVFKLGLKYSKAMQTTFLDENGKEQLMIMGCYGIGVSRIVASAIEQNNDDKGPIFPPSIAPFEVSLLSLGAKEPEVLDKAAELYEELRGMGVDVLYDDRDERPGVKFNDADLMGFPMQLVLGGKGLKAGIIEAKDRKTGERKELPLAGFGEAFAAWRKEIWRSWGLE
- a CDS encoding asparaginase, whose amino-acid sequence is MSRTGATTSKSSRDVVVFLTGGTIGMRRRADGPGVAPGGGLGELFESLLPVEGVRVRTVEWSDRPSPHMTPEDMLRLARDIDSALSERGVCGAVVLHGTDLLAETSFLLDIALTSTKPVVTTGSMRHMEEAGYDGQRNLLNSILACLAMPRSSEVLVQIADQLFTARDAIKLDSVSVDPLIGQRRGSVGRIAGSAVELTQDVRVKRPRLPFPVTGLARRVPLVTCYPGMGGEVLETFARCAGEGGLNGLVLEGFGAGNVPPGLVPAIRELRAKDIPVVLATRCVLGGVWPIYGYEGGAAQLVTLGVIPAGPLSGIKAQLLLKAALGSGCPPGDLEKVFR
- a CDS encoding GntR family transcriptional regulator; this translates as MSRPAPESVTAPMPLPFGEVRGTEKGRVYACLRDWILFSELAPGLRLNERELAERFGISRTPLREVLQLLSYQGLVVIRPRHGIIVAPVDEGIIRRTFEVRLPLEREVARLAALRATPDDAARLEELARLWAEAYASGDVEAVIRADDRFHNALAELAGNPVLLRARESLHNICLRYWFLIRHEYVLEPSSAEAHVRLAEAVTRGDAELAAVLQEEHVRGFARLLERE